In Elusimicrobiota bacterium, the sequence TCCTTCTATAAATAATTACCTAACAATCGTGCCGTAGATCAACCCTGAAATAGTTGTGAATACAATGATTAACCCTACATAAACAGCTGTTCTCTTATTCCCCAAATACTTTCGTACCACAAGAATACTTGCCAGCGATATCACCGGATCTGCAAGCAAGTATGCCAGTAACGGCCCTTTCGCCATTCCTAACCCTAAGAACATTTTTGCCATTGGAACTTCTACCAGTGTAGGGAAATACATAAACACACCGAATAGTACGGCAATAAGGTTCGCTGAGACCGTGTTTGTACCCATAAATGTTGCAAGAAAGTCCTGTGGTAAAAGCGCAGTCAAAACCCCGGCAATAAATATTCCGCCCAGAAGAAGCGGGAATATTTTTTTTGTAAAAAACCATGTTTCTGAAAGCCAGGCATAAACCTCTTCTTTTGTAAAAAGTAATATGGCTGATACTGCTTGAATTAATATCAGTACCGCTATTCCAAAATACCTCGCTATACCAGCTACCCGTGTTCCTACAATAAGAATAGATACGAGCGTGACAAAAAACAGTAACAACCTGTATCTCTGAAAGAACGGAAGTGTTTTTGTGTCCTGAACTTGTTCCCTGGAAACCGCTTGGGTAGCATTTTTTTCTTCTTCAACATCTTCTTTTTGAAATATCGCAGATATTATTATGCCTATCAGGACAGCAAATATTACGGATAATATTATCCTTGAAACCGCGAACTGCCACCCTAAAACACTACCGGTAAAAAGGATTGCCATTATATTCGTCGCAGGAGCGGTATATAGAAACGCTAACGCCGGGCCGGTCCCCGCACCTTTTTGTTTTATCCCCGCAAATAGGGGAAGTATTGTGCAGGAACATACCGCTAAAAGCAAGCCCGCGAGAACGGATAGAGGATAGGCTTTATACTTTGGAACATCTTTCCCGAGGTACCGCATAATTTGTTCTTTCGGCAGAAGCGCAGTCATTGCACCTGCAATAAAAAATGCGGGGACCAGGCATGTAAGCACATGCGCAGAAACATATTCTATCAACGCTTTGATACCTGCAACTAACAGGCTATAAATAAAATCTAGCATTTACATCCCTTCATCGTTACAATAACTTTCCCGTTTTTCCGTAGTGCAATCCGTTTCTTCATTCTCTCAATATCTTCCCGGAATTCGGAGGATGGCAGTGATGCGAGTAAACGGTAAAGGTTTGCGGTAAAACTGCCATTTTTATTATCAACTTTATAGAACACAAACCGTCCGTCTTTTCTTTCGGTCACCAACCCAGCATTTTTAAGTTCTTTCATACACCGTGATGCGTGGTACGGTTTTATTCCTATGACGTCCATAATCTCGCAGATACACAGTTCATTCTTTGCGCTGACAAGAACATAAAGTAACCGCAACCTTGTTATATCAGATAATGCTTTGAATACATTGATATAGTTCATCCTA encodes:
- a CDS encoding permease, whose protein sequence is MLDFIYSLLVAGIKALIEYVSAHVLTCLVPAFFIAGAMTALLPKEQIMRYLGKDVPKYKAYPLSVLAGLLLAVCSCTILPLFAGIKQKGAGTGPALAFLYTAPATNIMAILFTGSVLGWQFAVSRIILSVIFAVLIGIIISAIFQKEDVEEEKNATQAVSREQVQDTKTLPFFQRYRLLLFFVTLVSILIVGTRVAGIARYFGIAVLILIQAVSAILLFTKEEVYAWLSETWFFTKKIFPLLLGGIFIAGVLTALLPQDFLATFMGTNTVSANLIAVLFGVFMYFPTLVEVPMAKMFLGLGMAKGPLLAYLLADPVISLASILVVRKYLGNKRTAVYVGLIIVFTTISGLIYGTIVR
- a CDS encoding metalloregulator ArsR/SmtB family transcription factor, whose product is MNYINVFKALSDITRLRLLYVLVSAKNELCICEIMDVIGIKPYHASRCMKELKNAGLVTERKDGRFVFYKVDNKNGSFTANLYRLLASLPSSEFREDIERMKKRIALRKNGKVIVTMKGCKC